In one Silene latifolia isolate original U9 population chromosome 10, ASM4854445v1, whole genome shotgun sequence genomic region, the following are encoded:
- the LOC141606795 gene encoding putative prolyl 4-hydroxylase 12 isoform X1: MEIMSPIPRLLFLSFMIHFSCSSAQISRKELRNTYGNQEVLVKSGSSIKSDRVNPSRVIQLSWQPRVFVYRGFLSDEDCDHLISLASGKTNFVVSDAQGRTARSLADVDVKDEIVARVEEKISAWTLLPLGNSRPLQILHYANEQTNEKYDYYGNKSAWQLNEPLMATVILSLSNTSRGGDISFPESQIKTSGLKSKLWPYSVSRNNLLKPVKGNAILFFNVHPNASPDKRSLHERNPVTEGGMWSAVKIFYLRAVSGITAPTDHENSDCTDEDESCPKWAALGECQRNAVFMVGSPDYYGTCRKSCKVC; this comes from the exons ATGGAGATCATGTCACCAATCCCAAGACTTCTCTTTTTGTCTTTCATGATTCATTTCTCTTGCTCTTCTGCTCAAAT TAGTCGAAAGGAATTGAGGAATACATATGGAAACCAAGAAGTTCTTGTAAAGTCAGGCAGCTCGATTAAGTCTGACAGAGTAAACCCATCGAGGGTAATCCAACTATCATGGCAGCCAAG GGTCTTTGTTTACAGAGGTTTTTTATCTGACGAGGACTGTGACCATCTTATCTCTTTG GCAAGTGGAAAGACTAATTTCGTAGTCAGTGATGCCCAAGGGCGGACTGCAAGATCATTAGCTGATGTGGATGTGAAA GATGAAATAGTAGCACGAGTAGAGGAAAAGATTTCAGCTTGGACACTTCTTCCTTTAG GCAATAGCAGGCCTCTACAAATCCTGCATTATGCCAATGAGCAGACAAATGAGAAGTACGACTATTATGGCAACAAATCGGCATGGCAACTTAATGAACCTTTGATGGCGACTGTAATCTTGAGTCTTTCAAACACTTCTCGGGGTGGTGATATTTCCTTCCCAGAATCTCAG ATCAAAACCTCAGGACTGAAGAGCAAGTTGTGGCCTTACTCTGTTAGCCGTAACAATTTACTGAAACCCGTTAAAGGAAATGCTATTCTCTTCTTCAATGTCCACCCAAATGCATCTCCTGACAAAAGGAGCCTCCACGAGAGAAACCCGGTGACTGAAGGCGGAATGTGGTCTGCTGTCAAAATATTTTACCTGAGAGCAGTCAGTGGGATTACTGCTCCAACTGATCACGAAAACAGTGACTGCACGGATGAAGACGAAAGCTGCCCAAAATGGGCTGCATTAGGGGAATGCCAAAGAAATGCAGTATTCATGGTTGGGTCTCCTGATTATTACGGGACATGTCGAAAGAGCTGTAAAGTCTGCTGA
- the LOC141606795 gene encoding putative prolyl 4-hydroxylase 12 isoform X2 — MAAKVRVFVYRGFLSDEDCDHLISLASGKTNFVVSDAQGRTARSLADVDVKDEIVARVEEKISAWTLLPLGNSRPLQILHYANEQTNEKYDYYGNKSAWQLNEPLMATVILSLSNTSRGGDISFPESQIKTSGLKSKLWPYSVSRNNLLKPVKGNAILFFNVHPNASPDKRSLHERNPVTEGGMWSAVKIFYLRAVSGITAPTDHENSDCTDEDESCPKWAALGECQRNAVFMVGSPDYYGTCRKSCKVC; from the exons ATGGCAGCCAAGGTCAG GGTCTTTGTTTACAGAGGTTTTTTATCTGACGAGGACTGTGACCATCTTATCTCTTTG GCAAGTGGAAAGACTAATTTCGTAGTCAGTGATGCCCAAGGGCGGACTGCAAGATCATTAGCTGATGTGGATGTGAAA GATGAAATAGTAGCACGAGTAGAGGAAAAGATTTCAGCTTGGACACTTCTTCCTTTAG GCAATAGCAGGCCTCTACAAATCCTGCATTATGCCAATGAGCAGACAAATGAGAAGTACGACTATTATGGCAACAAATCGGCATGGCAACTTAATGAACCTTTGATGGCGACTGTAATCTTGAGTCTTTCAAACACTTCTCGGGGTGGTGATATTTCCTTCCCAGAATCTCAG ATCAAAACCTCAGGACTGAAGAGCAAGTTGTGGCCTTACTCTGTTAGCCGTAACAATTTACTGAAACCCGTTAAAGGAAATGCTATTCTCTTCTTCAATGTCCACCCAAATGCATCTCCTGACAAAAGGAGCCTCCACGAGAGAAACCCGGTGACTGAAGGCGGAATGTGGTCTGCTGTCAAAATATTTTACCTGAGAGCAGTCAGTGGGATTACTGCTCCAACTGATCACGAAAACAGTGACTGCACGGATGAAGACGAAAGCTGCCCAAAATGGGCTGCATTAGGGGAATGCCAAAGAAATGCAGTATTCATGGTTGGGTCTCCTGATTATTACGGGACATGTCGAAAGAGCTGTAAAGTCTGCTGA
- the LOC141608814 gene encoding receptor-like protein EIX2, which translates to METQSITCLLISTFIFLNTRWCSCNGNSANNSILRCKPHERAALLNFMQNITYFDKDVSSSWEGEECCNWRRVVCDNTTGHILKLHLNGDEYNNLLRMETLESMVYLLELTQLESLDLSNNYFNYSSIPIFMGSMKQLRYLNLSFACLGGLVPYELGNLTNLEFLDLNSNMLSGEIPASLGNLINLKTLDLYYNQLSGKIPTSIGKLSKLQSLVISYNPLEGTVLSEPHLANLSSLTYLDIYDTMLTLNLSSDWVPPFQLLEFYADNCKINGQFPPWLQTQKNLYDLILSNANISGLMPRWFHTMQQLDSVDLSNNNLSGSPIFPINFSIIILSNNYLSGELFLLNSSKTEVYRNATFIDLSNNFIYGSLLEGLDHRVPNLKMLFLSSNQISGPIPNSLCKLKSLIGLDIHNNSLSGVIPNCWANISTLYFLRLSHNKLKGHIPCFNNKDSNELETLGNTFYLHLNDNKLSGEIPSCLTDLKNLTVLDIGGNQLSGKMLSWFSAEKLREVKILRLRDNNFSGTISRQICSLPKLQLMDFGHNQFTGSIPGCLSNLTAMTIPITSQYFDKHFDTTGVSEVIQGIEREYTSNLKYLVDIDVSYNNLSGSIPDRMTKLSALISLNLSYNQLSGTIPENIGGLKSLFALDLSNNKLGGSIPTSMGELYSLSHLNLSYNNLSGQIPTGNQLQTLSDQASIYAGNPYLYGDFLPKKCKSKEDEQDKGRSNKDKGDNKEKFEKMGFGLVVMSGFATGFWGVVGGLVVNRRWRHAVFRRVEDGYNWLYVRVAKARRIKRK; encoded by the coding sequence ATGGAAACTCAGTCAATAACTTGCCTACTAATTTCCACATTCATCTTTTTGAATACAAGATGGTGTAGTTGCAATGGAAACTCAGCAAATAACTCAATCTTAAGATGTAAACCTCATGAAAGAGCGGCGTTGCTCAACTTCATGCAAAATATCACCTATTTCGACAAAGATGTATCATCTTCGTGGGAAGGCGAGGAATGCTGCAATTGGAGAAGGGTGGTTTGTGATAATACAACCGGTCATATTCTCAAGCTCCATCTTAATGGAGACGAATATAATAACTTACTTAGAATGGAAACGCTTGAATCCATGGTGTATTTGCTTGAGCTGACACAACTGGAGAGCTTAGACCTAAGCAACAATTATTTCAATTATAGCTCAATTCCGATATTCATGGGTTCGATGAAGCAACTCAGGTATCTCAATCTCTCATTTGCTTGTCTCGGTGGATTAGTTCCTTATGAATTAGGTAACCTCACAAACTTAGAATTCCTTGATCTTAATAGTAACATGTTATCGGGTGAGATTCCAGCGTCTTTAGGGAATCTAATAAATTTGAAAACACTAGATCTTTATTATAATCAGTTGAGTGGTAAAATACCAACATCAATAGGTAAACTGTCCAAGTTGCAAAGTTTAGTTATTAGCTACAATCCATTGGAAGGTACAGTTTTGTCGGAACCCCATTTAGCGAACCTCTCAAGCTTGAcatatttagacatatatgataCGATGCTAACACTCAACCTGTCTTCTGATTGGGTGCCTCCTTTTCAACTTCTGGAATTCTATGCCGATAACTGCAAAATAAATGGACAATTTCCTCCATGGCTTCAAACTCAAAAGAATCTATATGATCTCATTTTGTCTAATGCAAATATCTCGGGGCTTATGCCTAGATGGTTTCATACAATGCAACAACTTGACTCGGTGGATCTTTCTAACAACAATCTTAGTGGCTCTCCTATTTTTCCCATTAATTTCTCCATAATCATTCTCTCTAATAACTATCTGTCAGGGGAATTGTTTTTGCTAAATAGTAGTAAAACAGAAGTATATCGAAATGCTACCTTTATAGATCTCTCAAATAATTTCATCTATGGGTCACTTCTAGAAGGTTTAGATCATAGAGTGCCTAATTTGAAAATGCTCTTCCTTTCAAGTAATCAAATTAGTGGTCCAATCCCGAATTCTTTGTGCAAACTTAAGTCGTTGATTGGTTTGGATATTCATAATAATAGCTTATCCGGAGTAATTCCAAATTGTTGGGCTAATATTTCAACTCTTTACTTTCTACGTCTCTCGCACAATAAGCTAAAAGGACATATTCCCTGCTTTAATAATAAAGATTCGAACGAGCTCGAGACATTGGGCAATACATTTTATTTGCATTTGAATGACAATAAGTTGAGCGGAGAGATCCCTTCGTGCTTGACTGACCTCAAAAATCTCACAGTTTTAGACATTGGTGGAAATCAGCTCTCGGGCAAAATGCTAAGTTGGTTTAGTGCCGAAAAATTAAGGGAAGTTAAAATACTTAGGCTCCGAGATAACAATTTTAGTGGCACTATTTCTAGGCAGATTTGTTCATTGCCTAAGCTTCAGCTCATGGATTTTGGACATAACCAATTTACGGGATCCATTCCTGGTTGTTTAAGTAACCTTACAGCCATGACTATTCCCATAACATCACAGTATTTTGATAAGCATTTCGATACAACTGGTGTTAGTGAGGTAATTCAAGGTATAGAGAGAGAATATACGAGCAATCTGAAATACTTGGTGGATATAGACGTTTCCTACAATAACTTGTCGGGTAGCATTCCTGATCGTATGACAAAGCTCTCTGCCTTGATAAGTCTCAACTTGTCGTATAATCAGTTATCTGGAACGATACCTGAGAATATTGGGGGTTTGAAGTCATTGTTCGCACTAGACTTATCAAACAATAAACTCGGGGGTAGTATCCCAACAAGCATGGGTGAACTATACAGCTTGAGCCACCTTAACTTGTCCTACAAcaatttatcaggtcaaatcCCGACTGGCAATCAGTTACAAACGTTGTCTGATCAAGCCTCAATATATGCCGGTAATCCTTATCTTTATGGTGATTTTCTGCCTAAGAAATGTAAAAGCAAAGAGGATGAGCAAGATAAGGGTAGGAGCAATAAAGACAAAGGCGATAATAAGGAGAAGTTCGAGAAAATGGGGTTCGGCCTGGTTGTGATGTCAGGTTTTGCTACTGGTTTCTGGGGTGTTGTTGGGGGTTTGGTGGTGAATAGGAGGTGGAGGCATGCAGTTTTCCGACGTGTCGAAGATGGTTATAACTGGTTGTATGTGAGGGTGGCCAAAGCTAGGAGGATCAAGAGGAAATGA